A stretch of DNA from Candidatus Bipolaricaulota bacterium:
GGTCGATCGCCGCAGCGGCGCGCTTGCCAGCTCCCATCGCCTGGATCACCGTGGCGGCACCGGTGACGATGTCGCCCCCGGCGAACACCCCTTCCTTGCTCGTCTGTCCGGTCTCCGGATCGGCGACGATGTTCCCTTTGCGGGTGAGCTCGAGCCCGGGGGTGGTGCGGGGG
This window harbors:
- a CDS encoding dihydropyrimidine dehydrogenase (NADH-dependent; catalyzes the conversion of pyrimidines to 5,6-dihydro compounds in pyrimidine degradation); the encoded protein is PRTTPGLELTRKGNIVADPETGQTSKEGVFAGGDIVTGAATVIQAMGAGKRAAAAIDRYLRSKG